A single Nocardioides bizhenqiangii DNA region contains:
- a CDS encoding MoaD/ThiS family protein has translation MSVSVRIPTILRTYTGGESEVSATGATLAEVLDDLDANYSGIKGRILDEDGKLRRFVNVYVGNDDVRFQDDLATPTPDGTEISVIPAVAGGC, from the coding sequence ATGAGCGTCAGCGTCCGGATCCCGACGATCCTGCGCACCTACACCGGCGGCGAGTCCGAGGTGAGCGCCACCGGCGCTACCCTCGCCGAGGTCCTCGACGACCTCGACGCGAACTACTCCGGCATCAAGGGCAGGATCCTCGACGAGGACGGCAAGCTCCGCCGCTTCGTGAACGTCTACGTCGGTAACGACGACGTCCGCTTCCAGGACGACCTGGCGACCCCGACCCCGGACGGCACCGAGATCTCGGTCATCCCCGCGGTCGCCGGAGGCTGCTGA